A part of Haloarchaeobius sp. HME9146 genomic DNA contains:
- a CDS encoding TetR/AcrR family transcriptional regulator — translation MAGGPKPIVESAIMEATREALAEEGYMELSFERVAAGCEHDRSTLDRYYDDTTHLVASFLEYESDRFTEFVMVAPEQPHLRLRVLLETLVGLDALDADGLLEPYLELYVHALRDERIRASLDSLQSVMYDSLVETIERGVDDGTFEPVDPDLAASAIFSVHEAALRREALGHDSARLRDALDQFVLCQLRPA, via the coding sequence ATGGCAGGGGGGCCGAAGCCAATCGTCGAGAGTGCCATCATGGAGGCCACGCGCGAAGCACTGGCCGAGGAGGGGTACATGGAGCTCTCGTTCGAACGCGTTGCAGCAGGGTGTGAACACGACCGGAGTACACTCGACCGCTACTACGACGACACCACGCACCTCGTCGCCTCGTTCCTGGAGTACGAGAGCGACCGGTTCACGGAGTTCGTCATGGTCGCGCCCGAGCAGCCACACCTGCGCCTGCGGGTTCTGCTGGAGACGCTCGTCGGCCTCGACGCGCTCGACGCCGACGGCCTGCTCGAACCCTACCTCGAACTGTACGTCCACGCGCTGCGTGACGAGCGCATCCGGGCGAGCCTCGACAGCCTCCAGTCGGTGATGTACGATTCACTGGTCGAGACCATCGAACGCGGCGTCGACGACGGGACGTTCGAACCGGTCGACCCCGACCTGGCCGCCTCGGCCATCTTCTCGGTCCACGAGGCGGCGCTCCGCAGGGAGGCGCTGGGACACGACTCGGCCCGGCTGCGGGACGCCCTGGACCAGTTCGTGCTCTGTCAGCTTCGACCCGCATAA
- a CDS encoding phosphoribosyltransferase, with protein MFRNRRDAAEQLVQVIDDRDLEDKVDLVVAVPRGGVPIGRIVADELGVPLDIVAAKKLGAPGNAELAIGAVAADGSLWRNEPLIGRLGVPETYVDEERERVAELAREKAEHYRVDGPETVAGKHVMVVDDGVATGATMFACVESLENADAASVTVAVPVAPPNTVEQLRRVADDVVVVSSPPHFAAVGQFYDHFEQVSDDEAIAMLHGERRGAPGA; from the coding sequence ATGTTCCGCAACAGGAGAGACGCGGCCGAGCAACTGGTACAGGTCATCGACGACCGCGACCTCGAAGACAAGGTCGACCTCGTGGTCGCCGTCCCGCGTGGCGGCGTGCCCATCGGACGCATCGTCGCCGACGAGCTGGGGGTCCCCCTCGACATCGTCGCGGCGAAGAAGCTGGGCGCGCCCGGGAACGCCGAACTGGCCATCGGGGCGGTGGCGGCGGACGGGAGCCTGTGGCGAAACGAGCCACTCATCGGTCGGCTCGGCGTGCCCGAGACGTACGTCGACGAGGAACGCGAGCGGGTCGCCGAGCTGGCTCGCGAGAAGGCAGAGCACTACCGGGTCGACGGCCCCGAGACCGTCGCCGGCAAGCACGTCATGGTCGTCGACGACGGGGTCGCCACGGGCGCGACCATGTTCGCCTGCGTCGAATCGCTCGAGAACGCGGACGCCGCCTCGGTGACCGTCGCCGTCCCGGTCGCCCCACCGAACACCGTCGAACAGCTCCGGCGGGTCGCAGACGACGTGGTCGTGGTCTCGTCCCCACCACACTTCGCCGCCGTCGGGCAGTTCTACGACCACTTCGAGCAGGTCTCGGACGACGAGGCTATCGCGATGCTCCACGGAGAGCGCCGCGGAGCGCCGGGCGCTTGA
- a CDS encoding EamA family transporter: MTRHENLFGFVALAALWGASYPAIRAAKAGVDPLLMAALRFDAIGLVVLAYALVRGQRIWPGAQDARSILVGGVGIVAVHNGLLFVGQARVSGAVGAVVLATVPIWSVGFAAAFLDTARPTPSRVAGVCLGLIGTAILAVPGPMAVDAPDPLGVGLLLASAAAFALAAVGLRRESPVLGVAARQGWMMLVGGPLLHVASVLAGEPQTITVTPRVVIAFGYLVLAAGVAGYLLYFGLLDRLGPVEINLVGYVAPVFATLVGWYWLDEVVSVGTVVGFLVICVGFALVKRPALRGALRGASR; encoded by the coding sequence GTGACGCGTCACGAGAACCTGTTCGGCTTCGTCGCGCTCGCCGCGCTGTGGGGCGCGTCGTATCCGGCTATCCGCGCCGCGAAGGCCGGTGTCGACCCGCTGTTGATGGCGGCGCTCCGGTTCGACGCCATCGGCCTCGTCGTCCTCGCGTACGCGCTCGTTCGCGGGCAGCGCATCTGGCCGGGCGCGCAGGACGCCCGGAGCATCCTGGTCGGTGGTGTCGGCATCGTCGCGGTCCACAACGGCTTGCTCTTCGTGGGTCAGGCCCGCGTCTCGGGTGCGGTCGGCGCGGTCGTGCTCGCGACCGTCCCCATCTGGAGCGTCGGCTTCGCCGCCGCGTTCCTCGACACCGCCCGCCCGACGCCCTCTCGGGTGGCCGGCGTCTGCCTCGGCCTCATCGGCACGGCTATCCTTGCCGTCCCCGGCCCGATGGCAGTCGATGCGCCAGACCCGCTGGGTGTCGGGCTCCTCCTCGCGTCCGCAGCGGCGTTCGCGCTCGCCGCAGTGGGTCTCCGTCGCGAGTCCCCTGTGCTCGGTGTGGCTGCTCGCCAGGGCTGGATGATGCTCGTCGGCGGACCGCTCCTCCACGTCGCCAGCGTCCTCGCCGGCGAACCACAGACCATCACGGTCACCCCCCGCGTCGTCATCGCGTTCGGCTATCTCGTCCTCGCCGCCGGTGTCGCCGGCTACCTGCTGTACTTCGGCCTGCTCGACCGACTCGGGCCGGTCGAGATAAACCTCGTCGGCTACGTCGCCCCCGTGTTCGCGACGCTCGTCGGCTGGTACTGGCTGGACGAGGTCGTCTCCGTGGGAACCGTCGTGGGCTTCCTCGTTATTTGCGTGGGGTTCGCGCTGGTCAAGCGCCCGGCGCTCCGCGGCGCTCTCCGTGGAGCATCGCGATAG
- a CDS encoding glutamate-1-semialdehyde 2,1-aminomutase, whose product MHEENSRNLYDRALSVMPGGVNSAVRAAIEPYPFFVERGDGGHVIDADGNRYIDWVQGLGPLLLGHDLPQPVQSAVQKHASSGPMFGAPAEIEVEHAEFVTRHVPSVEMIRFVNSGTEATVSAVRLARAYTGRDKIVVMQGSYHGANDSTLVEGEGGDLHPSSPGIPDSFAEHTIAVPFNDHEAAHHVFEKHGDDIAGVLVEPVLANYGIVSPTDEYHETLEELCEDHDSLLIFDEVITGFRVGGLQCAQGKFDIDPDITTFGKIIGGGFPVGAIGGKSEIIRNFTPSGDVFQAGTFSGHPVTMAAGLETLKFAAENDVYDHVNSLGEQLRRGLTEICADYAPEYTVVGTDSMFKVIFTREGPNDLEGQCEAGCQQRPGCPRFEYCPKDGGDVAAAETDRWRRLFWPKMKELGIFLSQNQFESQFVSYGHTEEDVEETLEAYKEAL is encoded by the coding sequence ATGCACGAGGAGAACTCGCGGAACCTGTACGACCGGGCGCTCTCTGTCATGCCCGGTGGCGTCAACTCTGCCGTCCGTGCCGCCATCGAGCCGTACCCCTTCTTCGTCGAACGCGGCGACGGCGGCCACGTCATCGACGCGGACGGGAATCGCTACATCGACTGGGTGCAGGGTCTCGGCCCACTCCTGCTCGGCCACGACCTGCCCCAGCCGGTCCAGTCCGCGGTCCAGAAGCACGCCAGCAGCGGCCCGATGTTCGGCGCACCCGCCGAGATCGAGGTCGAACACGCCGAATTCGTCACCCGGCACGTCCCGAGCGTCGAGATGATCCGCTTCGTGAACTCCGGGACCGAGGCGACCGTCTCCGCGGTCCGCCTCGCCCGTGCCTACACCGGTCGCGACAAGATCGTCGTGATGCAGGGCAGCTACCACGGCGCGAACGACTCGACACTCGTCGAGGGCGAGGGCGGCGACCTCCACCCCTCCAGTCCCGGCATCCCGGACTCGTTCGCCGAGCACACCATCGCGGTGCCGTTCAACGACCACGAGGCCGCCCACCACGTCTTCGAGAAGCACGGCGACGACATCGCGGGCGTGCTCGTCGAACCCGTCCTGGCGAACTACGGCATCGTCTCGCCGACCGACGAGTACCACGAGACCCTCGAAGAGCTGTGTGAGGACCACGACTCCCTGCTCATCTTCGACGAGGTCATCACGGGCTTCCGCGTCGGCGGCCTCCAGTGCGCCCAGGGCAAGTTCGACATCGACCCCGACATCACCACGTTCGGGAAGATCATCGGCGGCGGCTTCCCCGTCGGCGCCATCGGTGGCAAAAGCGAGATCATCCGGAACTTCACGCCCTCGGGCGACGTGTTCCAGGCCGGCACCTTCTCGGGCCACCCCGTGACGATGGCCGCCGGGCTGGAAACCCTGAAATTCGCCGCCGAGAACGACGTGTACGACCACGTCAACTCGCTGGGCGAGCAGTTGCGGCGCGGCCTGACCGAGATCTGTGCCGACTACGCCCCCGAGTACACCGTCGTCGGCACCGACTCGATGTTCAAGGTCATCTTCACCCGCGAGGGTCCGAATGACCTCGAGGGCCAGTGCGAGGCCGGCTGCCAGCAGCGCCCCGGCTGTCCACGCTTCGAGTACTGCCCGAAAGACGGCGGGGACGTGGCCGCAGCCGAGACCGACCGCTGGCGGCGGCTGTTCTGGCCCAAGATGAAAGAACTGGGCATCTTCCTCAGCCAGAACCAGTTCGAGTCGCAGTTCGTGAGCTACGGGCACACCGAGGAGGACGTCGAGGAGACGCTGGAAGCGTACAAGGAAGCGCTGTAG
- a CDS encoding class I SAM-dependent methyltransferase: MPDDPVLSEADRAKLDSSPDDSFYDQPRFVHHVDDGFRDRLTDLYSDHLEDGDELLDAMSSWVSHLPDELKLERVVGHGLNEAELAENPRLDEYVVQNLNQDQALPFADDSFDAVLCAVSVQYLQYPEPVFREFSRVLRQGGVLVVSFSNRTFWQKAIRAWREGSMDERADLVARYCEAAGFEVVETIRDSRQSVLPGLSGDPFYAVVAQA; this comes from the coding sequence ATGCCAGACGACCCGGTCCTCTCCGAGGCGGACCGCGCAAAGCTCGATTCGAGCCCCGACGATTCGTTCTACGACCAGCCGCGCTTCGTCCATCACGTCGACGACGGCTTCAGGGACCGGCTCACAGACCTCTATTCGGACCACCTCGAAGACGGCGACGAACTCCTGGACGCGATGTCGAGCTGGGTGTCGCACCTGCCCGACGAACTCAAACTCGAGCGCGTGGTCGGTCACGGCCTGAACGAGGCCGAACTGGCCGAGAACCCGCGACTCGACGAATACGTGGTCCAGAATCTGAACCAAGACCAGGCCCTTCCATTCGCCGACGACAGCTTCGACGCGGTGCTGTGTGCCGTCTCCGTGCAGTACCTGCAGTACCCGGAACCCGTCTTCCGGGAGTTCTCACGGGTGCTCCGCCAGGGTGGCGTCCTCGTCGTCTCGTTCTCCAATCGAACGTTCTGGCAGAAGGCCATCCGGGCGTGGCGCGAGGGCTCGATGGACGAGCGGGCCGACCTCGTGGCCCGCTACTGCGAGGCAGCCGGGTTCGAGGTGGTCGAGACGATTCGAGATTCGAGACAGTCCGTCCTGCCCGGGCTGAGTGGTGACCCGTTCTATGCGGTTGTGGCGCAGGCCTGA
- a CDS encoding phosphotransferase family protein yields MNDDTTIGTETIERTVRTIAPEWSLRAHEPAKGGYLPVHVLKLDTPVGPKRAVLKASPNGESHGIDVEARILRLLDANTSIPVPEVYGAVDEHDDLPAPYFLAGYAPGVTVERNELDTLPDGRLEQLARASGRYLAELHDLTLFDGYGYLTRNPDNTLRGARPPASPDTLVVADPVETWKSQIRAWADDTLTRAADTRFGDLVDDIGPFLDDRIGRLEGPFRPVLGHIDNSVENVRHDPETGDITGMLDWAFSLSVTPAYDLVLIEQSMNGGQWRLLPDSPDYTDRIRPALLDGYREAGSPRVFDELAEHRDLYELLTLLRSMNNLETWLSVKGATSEQVDAAARAVRETALAIVDGR; encoded by the coding sequence ATGAACGACGACACCACCATCGGTACAGAAACGATAGAACGGACGGTCCGAACCATCGCCCCTGAGTGGTCGCTCCGCGCACACGAACCGGCGAAGGGCGGCTACCTGCCCGTACACGTCCTCAAGCTCGACACACCTGTCGGCCCGAAACGAGCCGTCCTGAAGGCCAGCCCGAACGGGGAGTCTCACGGTATCGACGTCGAGGCACGCATCCTGCGGCTCCTCGACGCGAACACGTCGATTCCCGTGCCCGAGGTGTACGGCGCAGTCGACGAACACGACGACCTGCCAGCTCCGTATTTTCTGGCCGGCTACGCTCCGGGTGTCACCGTCGAACGGAACGAACTCGACACGCTCCCCGACGGTCGGCTCGAACAGCTCGCTCGGGCGTCCGGGCGGTATCTCGCCGAACTCCACGACCTCACCCTGTTCGACGGCTACGGCTACCTGACCCGGAACCCAGACAACACGCTCCGCGGCGCACGTCCACCGGCCTCCCCCGACACGCTCGTCGTCGCAGACCCGGTCGAGACGTGGAAATCGCAGATTCGTGCGTGGGCCGACGACACCCTCACCCGCGCGGCCGACACGCGGTTCGGTGACCTCGTAGACGACATCGGACCGTTTCTCGACGACCGTATCGGACGACTGGAGGGACCGTTCCGGCCGGTGCTCGGGCACATCGATAACTCCGTCGAGAACGTTCGACACGACCCCGAGACGGGCGATATCACCGGGATGCTCGACTGGGCGTTCTCGCTGTCGGTCACACCCGCCTACGACCTCGTGCTCATCGAACAGAGCATGAACGGTGGCCAGTGGCGGCTCCTCCCCGACTCACCGGACTACACCGACCGCATCCGTCCCGCACTGTTGGACGGATATCGCGAGGCCGGATCGCCGCGTGTCTTCGACGAGCTCGCCGAGCACCGCGACCTCTACGAACTGCTCACGCTGCTCCGCTCGATGAACAACCTCGAAACGTGGCTCTCCGTGAAGGGTGCCACATCCGAACAGGTTGACGCCGCCGCCCGGGCAGTCCGAGAAACGGCGCTGGCCATCGTCGACGGCAGGTGA
- the hemC gene encoding hydroxymethylbilane synthase: MRTRGTIRLATRGSDLALRQAATVRDALEDQRYEVELVEVETEGDRIRDELIQDLGKTGAFVRSLDEEILDGNVDAAVHSMKDMPTELPDDLVVAGVPERAAPGDVLVTPDGTSLDDLEPGAVVGTSSMRRQAQIEDYRDDLVVEPLRGNVDTRVEKLLAPALQREHERRSEADKERKGAVGKDDPDPEFDQTTDEWFESLSEIRKRALGREVETDYDAIVLAEAGLRRSGLLHHIEYEQLPTTEFVPAAGQGALAVTAADGETAEAIHKALDHPRTRVETTVERTVLAGLNGGCIAPIGVHAMIQGEFVRTTAQVLHPDGEGVVKERRDLPVETHAKAARDFAEDLNEKGAAEYVQAAREK, encoded by the coding sequence ATGCGAACACGCGGGACCATCCGACTCGCCACGCGGGGCTCCGACCTCGCGCTGCGACAGGCGGCGACGGTCCGGGACGCCCTCGAAGACCAGCGATACGAGGTCGAGCTGGTCGAAGTGGAGACCGAGGGCGACCGGATACGCGACGAGTTGATACAGGACCTGGGGAAGACCGGGGCGTTCGTCCGGTCGCTGGACGAGGAGATCCTCGACGGGAACGTCGATGCTGCCGTCCACTCCATGAAGGACATGCCGACGGAGCTGCCCGACGACCTCGTGGTCGCGGGCGTTCCCGAGCGCGCTGCACCGGGCGACGTGCTCGTTACCCCCGACGGGACGTCGCTCGACGACCTCGAACCCGGGGCGGTCGTGGGCACCTCGTCGATGCGACGACAGGCCCAGATAGAGGACTACCGCGATGACCTCGTCGTCGAACCCCTGCGCGGGAACGTCGACACCCGGGTCGAGAAGCTGCTCGCGCCCGCCCTCCAGCGCGAACACGAGCGCCGGAGCGAGGCGGACAAGGAGCGCAAGGGCGCAGTCGGTAAGGACGACCCTGACCCCGAGTTCGACCAGACCACCGACGAGTGGTTCGAGTCCCTCTCGGAGATCCGCAAGCGTGCCCTCGGCCGCGAGGTCGAGACCGACTACGACGCCATCGTGCTCGCCGAGGCTGGCCTGCGCCGGTCCGGGCTGCTCCACCACATCGAGTACGAACAGCTGCCGACCACCGAGTTCGTCCCGGCCGCCGGCCAGGGCGCACTGGCCGTGACGGCGGCGGACGGCGAGACCGCCGAGGCCATCCACAAGGCGCTCGACCACCCCCGGACCCGCGTCGAGACGACAGTCGAGCGGACCGTGCTCGCGGGGCTCAACGGCGGCTGTATCGCCCCAATCGGCGTCCACGCCATGATTCAGGGCGAGTTCGTCCGAACCACGGCGCAGGTGCTTCACCCCGACGGCGAGGGCGTCGTCAAGGAACGACGCGACCTCCCGGTCGAGACCCACGCGAAAGCCGCACGAGATTTCGCCGAGGACCTGAACGAGAAGGGCGCGGCCGAGTACGTGCAGGCCGCCCGCGAGAAATGA
- the cobA gene encoding uroporphyrinogen-III C-methyltransferase: protein MTGKVYLVGSGPGDPELLTVKATHLLEEADVVLHDKLPGPEILGLIPEEKREDVGKRAGGEWTPQEYTNKRLVELAEEGKTVVRLKGGDPFVFGRGGEEAEHLAANGIEFEYVPGITSAIAGAGVAGIPVTHRDHASSVSFVTGHEDPTKEESAVNWEALAATGGTIVVFMGVGKLPEYTKALREAGMDPETPVALVERATWPDMQVATGTLDTIVDVRDAEGIEPPAITVIGDVAGTREEVLEFLQ from the coding sequence ATGACGGGGAAGGTCTACCTCGTCGGGAGCGGCCCCGGCGACCCGGAGCTGCTGACCGTGAAGGCCACCCACCTCCTTGAGGAGGCCGACGTGGTCCTGCACGACAAGCTGCCTGGCCCAGAGATTCTGGGCCTCATCCCCGAGGAGAAGCGCGAGGACGTGGGCAAGCGCGCCGGCGGCGAGTGGACCCCGCAAGAGTACACCAACAAGCGGTTGGTCGAACTCGCCGAGGAGGGCAAGACGGTCGTCCGCCTGAAGGGCGGCGACCCGTTCGTCTTCGGCCGCGGCGGCGAGGAGGCCGAACACCTCGCCGCGAACGGTATCGAGTTCGAGTACGTCCCCGGTATCACCTCCGCCATCGCGGGGGCTGGCGTCGCAGGCATCCCGGTAACCCACCGCGACCACGCCTCATCCGTCTCGTTCGTCACGGGCCACGAGGACCCCACGAAAGAGGAATCCGCAGTGAACTGGGAGGCGCTCGCCGCGACCGGCGGCACTATCGTCGTCTTCATGGGCGTCGGCAAGCTGCCGGAGTACACGAAAGCCCTGCGAGAGGCCGGGATGGACCCCGAGACCCCCGTCGCACTGGTCGAACGCGCAACCTGGCCCGACATGCAGGTCGCGACCGGGACCCTCGACACCATCGTCGACGTTCGGGACGCAGAGGGTATCGAGCCCCCCGCGATCACCGTCATCGGCGACGTCGCGGGCACGCGTGAGGAGGTGCTTGAGTTCCTCCAATGA
- a CDS encoding uroporphyrinogen-III synthase yields MTTRDTTVAVFRPDDERLSNAIELIESLGATPVPDPMLSVRPSGSGPQTGADYTILTSKTGAELAREAGWEPGETTVCAIGPSTAQALRDQGYEVDRIPDEYTSSGLVSELAGDVAGATVEVARSDHGSDVLIDGLWEAGAFVHETVLYELVRPEGAGESVELAASGDLDAAAFTSSLTVENFLATADEKGIREEALAGLNDAVVGVIGPPTRETAESLGIAVDVVPDNADFEELACVVVEEAAPTYHD; encoded by the coding sequence ATGACGACCAGAGACACGACCGTCGCCGTCTTCCGGCCGGACGACGAGCGCCTGTCGAACGCAATCGAACTCATCGAATCGCTGGGCGCGACGCCGGTTCCAGACCCGATGCTGTCGGTTCGTCCCTCGGGGTCTGGCCCGCAGACGGGCGCGGACTACACCATCCTCACGAGCAAGACCGGCGCGGAACTCGCCCGCGAGGCAGGCTGGGAGCCCGGAGAGACCACGGTCTGTGCCATCGGCCCCTCGACGGCCCAGGCGCTCCGCGACCAGGGGTACGAGGTGGACCGGATTCCGGACGAATACACGTCCAGCGGGCTGGTTTCGGAGCTTGCCGGCGATGTGGCTGGCGCGACCGTCGAGGTCGCCCGGAGCGACCACGGCAGCGACGTGCTCATCGACGGCCTCTGGGAGGCTGGCGCGTTCGTCCACGAGACGGTCCTGTACGAACTCGTCCGGCCCGAGGGCGCGGGTGAGTCGGTCGAACTGGCCGCTTCGGGCGATCTGGACGCTGCCGCGTTCACCTCCTCGCTCACGGTCGAGAACTTCCTCGCGACCGCCGACGAGAAGGGGATTCGCGAGGAAGCGCTCGCCGGCCTGAACGACGCCGTCGTCGGCGTCATCGGCCCGCCGACCCGTGAGACGGCCGAATCACTCGGTATCGCAGTCGACGTGGTCCCCGACAACGCGGACTTCGAGGAGCTGGCCTGCGTGGTCGTCGAGGAAGCGGCCCCGACGTACCACGACTGA
- a CDS encoding VOC family protein has product MSDQQQAPVTDEFPESPFRTTGTDHITIWGSNEEDTLAFYRDLLGMRLVLRQPNLDDPSQTHLFFDTGDGRILTFFVSDDRPSARGVRGGVGAVHHLCFSVDPERYEEVMDALDEAGHHYNVFDRGIFHSIYTKDNNGLVIELSTDKYDIPDDRRAEVLATTQRIREEDGADYAKDEHMAAALEELGMDATPYDLPDASSGVGGVN; this is encoded by the coding sequence ATGAGCGACCAGCAGCAAGCACCCGTCACCGACGAGTTCCCCGAGAGTCCCTTCCGAACGACCGGCACCGACCACATCACAATCTGGGGCAGTAACGAGGAAGACACGCTCGCGTTCTACCGCGACCTCCTCGGCATGCGACTCGTGCTCCGACAGCCGAACCTCGACGACCCCTCGCAGACGCACCTGTTCTTCGACACCGGTGACGGCCGCATCCTCACCTTCTTCGTGAGCGACGACCGCCCCTCGGCTCGGGGCGTCCGCGGCGGCGTCGGTGCGGTCCACCACCTCTGTTTCAGCGTCGACCCCGAACGGTACGAGGAGGTCATGGACGCGCTGGACGAGGCCGGGCACCACTACAACGTGTTCGACCGGGGCATCTTCCACTCCATCTACACCAAGGACAACAACGGCCTCGTCATCGAGCTCTCGACGGACAAGTACGACATCCCGGACGATCGCCGCGCCGAGGTGCTGGCGACGACCCAGCGCATCCGCGAGGAGGACGGTGCCGACTACGCGAAGGACGAGCACATGGCGGCCGCCCTGGAGGAACTCGGGATGGACGCGACGCCGTACGACCTGCCCGACGCTTCCTCGGGCGTCGGTGGCGTGAACTGA
- a CDS encoding universal stress protein, giving the protein MTRRVLVPVQVLKGESVSPGVAEVLADVPVLLLGYHVLPEQTPPGQGKLEFEEQAQNKLADVVELFEEHGATPETRIVFTHDAEKTIDRVADETGCDAYLLPNPTPEVKDVLVPVHPDVAVERVVEYAAAVFANDDVTISIFATAPDEETLSERTALVEAAYDWFVEHGFSEDVLDTTVKLTDAPIRATAAAATEHDLVVMGERAPSLRSIVFGEDVDQVAELSVGPVLVVKRPPEPEPDEVVEAAEEAEAEREVMEAAEQEAVDAAIRERDDETDEADR; this is encoded by the coding sequence ATGACCCGACGCGTACTCGTTCCGGTGCAGGTACTGAAGGGGGAGAGCGTCTCGCCAGGCGTGGCCGAGGTCCTCGCGGACGTGCCGGTCCTGCTGCTTGGCTACCACGTCCTCCCCGAGCAGACGCCGCCCGGGCAAGGGAAACTGGAGTTCGAGGAACAGGCACAGAACAAGCTCGCGGACGTGGTCGAACTGTTCGAGGAGCACGGCGCGACCCCGGAGACCCGCATCGTCTTCACCCACGACGCGGAGAAGACCATCGACCGCGTCGCCGACGAGACGGGATGCGACGCCTACCTCCTTCCGAATCCGACCCCCGAGGTGAAGGACGTACTCGTCCCGGTCCACCCCGACGTGGCCGTCGAGCGCGTCGTCGAGTACGCCGCGGCCGTCTTCGCGAACGACGACGTCACCATCTCCATCTTCGCGACCGCCCCCGACGAGGAGACGCTCTCCGAGCGAACCGCGCTCGTCGAGGCCGCCTACGACTGGTTCGTCGAGCACGGTTTCTCCGAGGACGTGCTCGATACCACCGTCAAGCTGACCGACGCCCCCATCCGCGCCACGGCGGCGGCCGCCACCGAGCACGACCTCGTCGTGATGGGCGAACGCGCCCCCTCGCTCCGGTCGATCGTCTTCGGCGAGGACGTCGACCAGGTGGCCGAGCTGTCGGTCGGACCGGTGCTCGTCGTCAAGCGCCCGCCGGAGCCGGAACCGGACGAGGTCGTGGAGGCTGCCGAGGAAGCCGAGGCCGAGCGGGAGGTGATGGAGGCCGCGGAGCAGGAAGCAGTGGACGCCGCGATACGGGAGAGGGACGACGAGACCGACGAGGCTGATCGATAA
- a CDS encoding APC family permease: MAVDPAARPEPDTDAGAVTEEATVHDEGVELERTIGLRGAMAIGVGTMIGAGIFVFPGLAAGQAGPAAALSFAIGAVIALLVAVPTAELATAMPKSGGGYYFISRGLGTLFGAVVGLSVWLGLVFASAFYLVGFGNYAAAVLAEVGVNAAGLVIPLGLAFAVLLTALSLTGTENATKLQNVVVALLLVILTGFLTYGSLDALGVFGRASAPETFFRFGLAPVFSTAALVFTSYLGFAQVATVAGEVKKPGKNLPLAMVGSVLLVGVFYVATIFVATSAFGSPRLEQFGETAMVEVARDFFGLAGAVAILLAGLLATLSSANASILSSSRAIYALSRDAIVPERFRRLNLKYGTPHIALVSAAGPVLVLVGTGQVEILAEVASFLHLIMYGLMCVALVVIRRSPPEWYEPDFEVPLGPVIPVLGAIASFGLIAFMKPASQLIGVAVMVLAGVWYLYYARDVKLRGAV, translated from the coding sequence ATGGCAGTCGACCCAGCCGCACGACCGGAGCCGGACACCGACGCCGGCGCGGTCACCGAGGAGGCGACCGTCCACGACGAGGGCGTCGAACTCGAACGGACCATCGGCCTGCGAGGGGCCATGGCCATCGGCGTCGGGACGATGATCGGCGCGGGTATCTTCGTGTTCCCGGGGCTGGCAGCCGGGCAGGCCGGGCCCGCCGCCGCCCTCTCGTTCGCCATCGGGGCGGTCATCGCCCTGCTGGTGGCGGTCCCGACCGCGGAACTGGCCACCGCGATGCCGAAGTCGGGCGGTGGCTACTACTTCATCTCGCGTGGGCTCGGGACGCTGTTCGGGGCTGTCGTCGGGCTCTCGGTCTGGCTCGGGCTCGTGTTCGCGTCGGCGTTCTACCTCGTCGGCTTCGGCAACTACGCCGCGGCCGTCCTCGCCGAAGTGGGGGTGAACGCAGCCGGGCTCGTGATTCCGCTCGGGCTCGCGTTCGCCGTCTTGCTCACCGCGCTCTCGCTCACGGGGACCGAGAACGCGACCAAGCTCCAGAACGTCGTCGTCGCGCTGTTGCTCGTCATCCTGACCGGGTTCCTGACCTACGGCAGCCTCGACGCCCTCGGGGTGTTCGGCCGGGCCTCGGCACCAGAGACGTTCTTCCGGTTCGGCCTCGCGCCGGTGTTCTCGACCGCGGCGCTGGTGTTCACCTCCTACCTCGGGTTCGCACAGGTCGCGACCGTCGCGGGTGAGGTGAAGAAACCGGGCAAGAACCTCCCGCTGGCGATGGTCGGCTCGGTCCTCCTCGTCGGCGTGTTCTACGTCGCGACCATCTTCGTCGCGACGAGCGCGTTCGGGAGCCCGCGTCTCGAACAGTTCGGCGAGACCGCGATGGTCGAGGTGGCCCGCGACTTCTTCGGGCTGGCCGGCGCAGTGGCAATCCTGCTCGCGGGGCTGCTCGCGACGCTCTCGTCGGCGAACGCGAGCATCCTCTCGTCCTCACGGGCTATCTACGCCCTGAGTCGTGACGCCATCGTCCCCGAGCGCTTCCGCCGGCTCAACCTGAAGTACGGCACCCCGCACATCGCGCTGGTCTCGGCAGCCGGACCGGTGCTGGTGCTCGTGGGAACCGGGCAGGTCGAGATACTGGCGGAGGTGGCCTCGTTCCTGCATCTCATCATGTACGGCCTGATGTGTGTCGCGCTGGTGGTCATCCGGCGGTCGCCGCCGGAGTGGTACGAACCCGACTTCGAGGTGCCCCTCGGCCCCGTGATTCCCGTGCTTGGAGCCATCGCGAGCTTCGGGCTCATCGCGTTCATGAAGCCCGCCTCACAGCTCATCGGGGTCGCCGTGATGGTACTGGCAGGGGTGTGGTACTTGTACTACGCCCGCGACGTGAAACTACGAGGTGCCGTATGA